The Candidatus Coatesbacteria bacterium genome segment GCAGCGGTAGTTGCATCTGGGACGGTTGACGCGCCGCTCCCCCGACCCGCTCTTCCCCGCCACATTGCCCCCCCTCGTCGGTGGCGGAATGACAGACCCGTTCACGCCGCTGGAAGTACCCAACTGCAATAGCTGCTGTTCTGCTTCTGTGATGAGCCCTTAGGAATTATCCGCACTTGGAATAGCCGCAGGAGGGGCAGACCACGCAGCCCTCGGCGAAGTAGAGCTGGCCGCCGCAGTCGGGACAGCCTCCCTTGACCGGGATCATCTCGGTGCCGTCGCCGCCGTTCTTGCCGGCCGGTGTCCGGCCCTTGCCGAAGGCATTCTCCTCGGGGTCCAGGTAGTACTCGATGGCCCGGGCGATGGCGTCGGGGCAGGAGAGGATCTGCTCGCCGCCGTGCCAGATGGGGCTGGGGCAGCGGATGCCGCGCAGCTGGGAAACCACGGCCTCGATGTCCACGCCGGAGCGTACGCTGGTCGAGATCAGCCGGCTGACGGCCTCGCTCTGGCTGGATTCGCAGCCCCCGGCCTTACCCATGGTGGTGAAGACCTCGCAGATGCCCTCGTCGTCCTCGTTGATGGTGACGTAGAGGGTGCCGCAGCCCGTGGTCATCTTGATCGTCCGGCCCCGGGTGACCATCGGCCGCGGTCGGGGCGCCCGCCGCTTGTCCTCGCGACGTTCGGTCTCCTGCTTGCCGATGTTGAGCACCTGGGCGTCGCGGGAGCCGTCGCGGTAGACGGTGATGCCCTTGCAGCCGAGTTGATAGGCCAGGTGGTAGGCCTCGGCGACCTGCTCCTCACTGGCGGCGTTGGGGAAGTTGATGGTCTTGCTGACGGCGGCGTCGACGGACTGCTGGAAGGCGGCCTGGATGCGCACGTGGTCGGCGGGGCGGATCTCCTGGGCTGTGACGAAGACCCGACGCACGTCCTCGGGTACGGCGTCGATCTCGCGCACGCTGCCCTTCTCGGCCAGCTCGGCGAACAGTTCCGCCGAGGCGAAACCCCGCCGCTCGGCGACCTCGCGGAACAGGGGGTTGACCTCGGGCAGTTTGTCGTCGTCCATGACCCGACGGTAAAAGGCCAGGGCGAAGTAGGGTTCGATGCCCGAGCTGCAACCCGAGATGATCGAAACGGTTCCCGTCGGCGCCACCGTGGTCAGCGCGGCGTTGCGCAGCTTGGGCCCGCCGCGGCGGGCGTAGGTGGACTGGGGGTAGTTGGGGAAGTGGCCGCGGACCTCGGCCAGCTTCTCCGAGGCCTGGGCGGCCTCGCTCTGGATGAAGCTCATCAGGTCCGTGGCCAGCTTGACCGCGGCCTTGGAGTCGTAGGGGATCCACAGCCTGATCAGCAGGTCGGCGAAGCCCATCACCCCCAGGCCGATCTTGCGGTTGGCCCGGGTCTTTTCCGCGATCTCGGGCAGGGGGAAGCGGTTGACGTCGATGACGTTGTCGAGGAAGTGGACGGCGTCGTGGACGGTGCGGGCCAGCTTCTCCCAGTCCAGCTCCCAGCGCTCGCCCTCGCGACGGACCATCCGGCCCAGATTGATGCTGCCCAGGTTGCAGGATTCGTAGGGCAGCAAGGGCTGTTCGCCGCAGGGATTGGTGGCCTCGATGGCTTCGACGGCTTCCAGGGCGTTCTCGGCGTTGACCCGGTCGATGTAGACGATCCCCGGCTCGCCGGTGTTCCAGGCGTTATGGACGATGCTATTGAAAACCTCGCGGGCCTTGAGGTGGCGGACGACCGTGCCGTCGTGGGGGCTGACCAGGGGGTAGGTGCCGTCGCGCTCGACGGCCTCCATGAACTGGTCGGTGATCGCCACGGAGATGTTGAAGTTGGTCAACTGGCTCAGGTCTTGTTTGCAATCGATGAACTCGAGGATGTCCGGATGGTCGACGCGCAGGATACCCATGTTGGCGCCGCGCCGTGTACCGCCCTGTTTGACGGCCTCCGTTGCGGAGTTGAAGACCTTCATGAAGCTGACGGGTCCCGAGGCCACGCCCATGGTGCTCTTGACCAGGGCGTTCTTGGGCCGCAGGCGGGAGAAGCTGAAGCCGGTGCCGCCGCCGGACTTGTGGATCAACGCCGTGTTCTTGATGGCATCGAAGATGTCGTCCATCGAATCGCCGACGGGCAGGACGAAGCAGGCCGACAGTTGGCCCAGCTCGCGCCCGGCGTTCATCAGCGTCGGTGAGTTGGGCATGA includes the following:
- a CDS encoding vitamin B12-dependent ribonucleotide reductase, which translates into the protein MPLKLSDNAVTVLERRYLKRDQEGHPLETPEEMFRRVARAIAEADSNYADLTRSVDVDATAARFYELLTSLEFMPNSPTLMNAGRELGQLSACFVLPVGDSMDDIFDAIKNTALIHKSGGGTGFSFSRLRPKNALVKSTMGVASGPVSFMKVFNSATEAVKQGGTRRGANMGILRVDHPDILEFIDCKQDLSQLTNFNISVAITDQFMEAVERDGTYPLVSPHDGTVVRHLKAREVFNSIVHNAWNTGEPGIVYIDRVNAENALEAVEAIEATNPCGEQPLLPYESCNLGSINLGRMVRREGERWELDWEKLARTVHDAVHFLDNVIDVNRFPLPEIAEKTRANRKIGLGVMGFADLLIRLWIPYDSKAAVKLATDLMSFIQSEAAQASEKLAEVRGHFPNYPQSTYARRGGPKLRNAALTTVAPTGTVSIISGCSSGIEPYFALAFYRRVMDDDKLPEVNPLFREVAERRGFASAELFAELAEKGSVREIDAVPEDVRRVFVTAQEIRPADHVRIQAAFQQSVDAAVSKTINFPNAASEEQVAEAYHLAYQLGCKGITVYRDGSRDAQVLNIGKQETERREDKRRAPRPRPMVTRGRTIKMTTGCGTLYVTINEDDEGICEVFTTMGKAGGCESSQSEAVSRLISTSVRSGVDIEAVVSQLRGIRCPSPIWHGGEQILSCPDAIARAIEYYLDPEENAFGKGRTPAGKNGGDGTEMIPVKGGCPDCGGQLYFAEGCVVCPSCGYSKCG